CGCGCCCACCCGTGACGCTATCCCGGGCGAAGCGATCCAGAACCCGAGAGCCACGAAGGCACTCGCGCCCAGGAGGATCAGAACCGCCTTCCAGCGGCTCGGATAGATCACGATCCGATCCGGGTGTTCGGTCGATTCCGTTGCCATCTGCCCTCTCTACCGGAGGTACGCGCGCAACGACATCCGATAGATGTCCCCGGTTCCCCTTCCAATTCCGACGACCGTCGAATCGTTCCGCGGCACGTCCAGACGCTCTCCCACCGGTCCCGTGTGGGGGCGCGTGCTGCTGAAGTAGAGCCACTTCCCATCGGGGGAGACGCTCGGGTTGAACTCGAGCGCCTTGGTGTTGACCGCCTCGATCGGCCGCGCCTTCGTCCACTTCCCGTTCCGGCGGTGGCTCACATAGAGATCGAACCCTCCCACGCCGTCCGGACGCCCCCTGCCGCTGAAGATGAGATAGCTCTCGTCGCGGGCAATCCAGGGCTCCACCTCGCCTCGGCTCGTGTTGATCGAATCTCCCAGGTTCTCGGGCGGGTCGTAGCCCGCGCCGTTTCGTCGCGCGACCCAGAGGTCGTTCGCTCCGACTCCGCCTACACGCTCGGTGCCGAAGTAGAGGTTCCCGTTCGCCGCCACGGACGGGGACCACTCGTCGACCCCCGCCATGCTGATCGGCTCGGGTACGCGCACCGCGTCGCCCCATTCACCGGTCGAGTCGAGCGTCGCGTACCAGATGTCGTGCGTCGGCTGGGGTCCCGTCTGTCCCGGTCCCGGCCGATTCGAGATGAAGAGGACCGTGCGTCCGTCGAGCGTGATGTGGGGATCCGCGTTGCTCCAGGATCCGGCGAATCGGGGAAGGACTGGCGCGCGCCAGGATCCGCCCGGGTCGCGTCGCGTCTCGTAGATCTGAAAGACCGTGAAACTGTCGTTGGCGCGGCAGAAGAGGGCGCGTTGCTCATCGGGGGAGTAGGAGAGGAAGAAGTCCCACGCGCCGGTGGAGAAGAGGCCGGCGCCGAACAGCTCGGGTTTGGGCGGGGGTGTCGAAGGTGTCGAGGGGGAAGCGGCGCAGGCCAGGAAGAGCGTTGCGACGAGGAGAAGGACGCGGGCCATAGTCACTTCAACCACCCGAGCCCGTGGGTCCCGGGTACAGGTCCTTCTCCTCGAGCGGTGGTGCGGTCGAGGGCTCGCCGGCCCGGCCCGCCCGCCCTCGCGCGGAGAACATCGAGCCTCGCGCCGGCCGCACCGTCGCGAACTTGAGTAACCCGATGTCCTTCACCACGTCGTCATACACGGCTTCCATGCCGCCGCGCATGAAGTACGTCTCGTGCCAGAAGCCCGTGCCGCCCGAGTCGCGGAGGAATTGCCGCCACCACAGCTTGTGTGGCTCCGATCGCGCCCATCGCTCGAGAGAATCGAAGTCTCGCCAGTACTGCCGCATGCCCACATGGATCGGGGT
Above is a window of Candidatus Eisenbacteria bacterium DNA encoding:
- a CDS encoding Xaa-Pro aminopeptidase — protein: MARVLLLVATLFLACAASPSTPSTPPPKPELFGAGLFSTGAWDFFLSYSPDEQRALFCRANDSFTVFQIYETRRDPGGSWRAPVLPRFAGSWSNADPHITLDGRTVLFISNRPGPGQTGPQPTHDIWYATLDSTGEWGDAVRVPEPISMAGVDEWSPSVAANGNLYFGTERVGGVGANDLWVARRNGAGYDPPENLGDSINTSRGEVEPWIARDESYLIFSGRGRPDGVGGFDLYVSHRRNGKWTKARPIEAVNTKALEFNPSVSPDGKWLYFSSTRPHTGPVGERLDVPRNDSTVVGIGRGTGDIYRMSLRAYLR
- a CDS encoding DUF4188 domain-containing protein, which translates into the protein MAVERRTVDLRAYPDLVVIYLGMRVNALTGLKTLFGFGPKIAKSVEAKPDGLLLHEALVYSLTPIHVGMRQYWRDFDSLERWARSEPHKLWWRQFLRDSGGTGFWHETYFMRGGMEAVYDDVVKDIGLLKFATVRPARGSMFSARGRAGRAGEPSTAPPLEEKDLYPGPTGSGG